The Arachis hypogaea cultivar Tifrunner chromosome 19, arahy.Tifrunner.gnm2.J5K5, whole genome shotgun sequence genome has a window encoding:
- the LOC140182182 gene encoding uncharacterized mitochondrial protein AtMg00810-like, with product MEEELQQFEKNQVWTLVPHSNGKKVTGTKWIFKNKLGEDGTIVRNKARLVAQGYDQEEGIDFDESFTPVAQMEAIRLLLVYAAHFYVDDIIFGSANEDLCADFAKLMTNEFDMSMIGELNFFLGLQIKQTAEGIFIHQEKYAKKLVKKFGLDYAKPMGSPMHPNIKLDKDEHARDVDETRYRGMIGSLMYLTSLRPDIIQSVGVCSRFQSKPKESHLSAVKRIIRYVLGTTDYSLWFPKTDSFQLVGFCDADFTGDRIDRRSTSGMCSFLGNHSLFGQARSKLQWHFQQPKLSIL from the exons ATGGAGGAGGAATTGCAACAGTTTGAGAAGAATCAGGTCTGGACCTTAGTGCCTCACTCAAATGGAAAGAAAGTCACTGGCACTAAATggattttcaaaaacaaattaggTGAAGATGGAACCATTGTCCGCAACAAAGCTAGATTGGTTGCTCAAGGATATGATCAAGAGGAAGGGATTGATTTCGATGAATCCTTTACACCTGTAGCTCAAATGGAAGCCATCAGATTGCTCCTTGTTTATGCAGCTCACT tctatgttgatgatattatcTTTGGTTCTGCTAATGAAGATTTGTGTGCAGATTTTGCTAAGCTTATGACCAATGAATTTGATATGAGCATGATAGGAGAGCTCAACTTCTTTCTAGGCTTGCAAATAAAGCAAACTGCAGAAGGGAtattcattcatcaagaaaaatatgcaaagaaACTTGTCAAGAAATTTGGGCTGGACTATGCCAAGCCAATGGGAAGCCCCATGCATCCAAATATCaagcttgacaaagatgaacatgCTAGAGATGTTGATGAGACACGCTATAGGGGGATGATTGGCTCTTTGATGTATCTAACCTCCTTAAGGCCTGATATCATCCAAAGTGTTGGAGTGtgctcaaggtttcaatcaaAGCCTAAGGAATCCCATCTCTCAGCTGTCAAGAGGATCATCCGATATGTGCTTGGTACCACTGATTATAGTTTATGGTTTCCTAAGACTGATTCTTTTCAATTAGTGGGTTTCTGTGATGCAGATTTTACTGGGGATAGAATTGATAGAAGAAGCACTAGTGGCATGTGTTCTTTCTTGGGAAATCACTCATTGTttggtcaagcaagaagcaagctacaGTGGCACTTTCAACAGCCGAAGCTGAGTATATTGTAG
- the LOC112776097 gene encoding linoleate 9S-lipoxygenase, producing the protein MFSGVTGLINRGQKLKGTVVLMRKNVLDINELTSAQSATGIIGGAIGVIGGAIGTTVDTLTAFLGRSVALKLISATSADASGKGKVGKQTFLEGVITSLPTLGAGQSAFDIHFEWDTDMGVPGAFYIENFMQVEFYLVSLTLEDVPNQGTIQFPCNSWVYNSKLYKSDRIFFSNKTYLPGDMPAPLKKYREDELVILRGDGTGERKEHERIYDYDVYNDLGNPDSNARLARPVLGGNTTFPYPRRGRTGRKPTKTDPKSESRSDSVYLPRDEAFGHLKSSDFLVYILKSASQNVIPQLQSALPLVGQTEFNTFEDVRDLYEGGIKLPTNILSDLSPIPLFKELFRTDGEQALKFPVPKIIQVDKSAWMTDEEFAREMIAGLNPHVIKVLKEFPPQSKLDKQLYGDNTSTITKQHVESSLGGVTVEEAISNNKLFILDHHDPLFPYLSKINKTTTKAYATRTVLFLQNDGTLKPVAIELSKPNPQGDNYGPISTVYTPTKQGVDGSIWQLAKAYVVVNDSCFHQLVSHWLNTHAVVEPFVIATNRHLSVVHPIHKLLLPHYRDTMNINALARNVLVNAEGIIESTFLWGGYSLEMSAVVYKDWVLTEQALPNDLLKRGVAVEDSSSPHGVRLLIEDYPYAADGLEIWGAIKSWVEEYVSFYYKSDAAIVQDSELQAFWKELVEVGHGDKKNESWWPRMQTRAELVQTCSTLIWIASALHAAVNFGQYPYGGYILNRPTLSRQFMPEKGSKEYDDLAKNPEKVFLNTITGKKETLTDLTIIEVLSRHASDEQYLGQRGDGDNWTADTAPIEAFKRFGKKLVEIEQKLIQRNNDERLRNRYGPAQMPYTLLYPSSEEGLTFRGIPNSISI; encoded by the exons ATGTTTTCCGGGGTAACAGGACTGATTAACAGGGGGCAGAAGCTGAAGGGGACGGTGGTGTTGATGAGAAAGAATGTGTTGGACATCAATGAACTCACTTCTGCACAGAGTGCTACTGGCATCATTGGTGGTGCTATAGGCGTCATTGGTGGTGCTATAGGCACCACAGTTGATACCCTCACTGCTTTCTTGGGTCGATCTGTCGCACTTAAGTTGATCAGTGCCACCAGTGCTGATG CAAGTGGAAAAGGGAAAGTGGGAAAGCAAACGTTCCTAGAAGGTGTTATTACTTCACTGCCAACGTTGGGAGCAGGGCAATCTGCATTCGATATCCATTTCGAATGGGACACTGACATGGGAGTACCAGGAGCATTCTATATTGAGAATTTCATGCAAGTTGAGTTCTACCTTGTCAGTTTGACTCTTGAAGATGTTCCCAACCAGGGCACCATCCAATTCCCTTGCAATTCCTGGGTCTATAACTCTAAACTCTACAAATCTGATCGCATTTTCTTTTCTAACAAG ACATATCTTCCGGGTGATATGCCAGCTCCACTAAAGAAGTACAGAGAAGATGAATTGGTGATTTTAAGAGGAGATGGCACAGGAGAGCGCAAAGAACATGAAAGAATCTATGACTATGATGTCTACAATGATTTGGGTAATCCAGACAGTAATGCCAGATTGGCTCGTCCAGTTCTTGGAGGAAACACCACCTTTCCTTACCCACGAAGGGGAAGAACTGGCAGAAAACCAACCAAGACAG ATCCCAAGAGTGAGAGTCGGAGCGACAGTGTTTACCTTCCAAGAGATGAAGCATTTGGTCACTTGAAATCTTCAGATTTTCTTGTTTACATACTGAAATCTGCATCTCAAAATGTGATACCTCAATTGCAATCTGCACTTCCATTAGTTGGTCAGACTGAATTTAACACTTTTGAAGATGTGCGTGACCTTTATGAAGGTGGAATTAAGTTGCCTACTAATATTCTCAGTGATCTTAGTCCCATCCCGTTGTTCAAGGAGCTCTTTAGAACTGATGGGGAACAGGCCCTTAAATTTCCAGTACCTAAAATTATTcaag TTGATAAATCTGCATGGATGACCGATGAAGAATTTGCTAGAGAGATGATTGCCGGACTCAATCCACACGTTATTAAAGTTCTTAAG GAATTTCCACCACAAAGCAAGCTAGATAAGCAACTCTATGGTGATAATACCAGTACAATCACCAAACAACACGTGGAGTCAAGCTTGGGTGGGGTGACCGTAGAGGAG GCTATCAGCAACAACAAATTGTTCATATTGGACCACCATGACCCACTCTTCCCCTATttgagtaaaattaacaaaaccaCCACAAAGGCCTATGCTACAAGAACCGTTCTTTTCTTGCAAAACGATGGAACACTAAAGCCTGTGGCCATTGAGCTAAGTAAGCCAAATCCTCAAGGAGACAACTATGGTCCTATTAGCACTGTTTACACTCCAACAAAACAAGGCGTTGACGGTTCTATTTGGCAACTTGCCAAGGCTTATGTTGTTGTAAACGATTCCTGCTTTCACCAACTTGTCAGCCATTG GCTAAACACTCACGCTGTGGTTGAGCCATTCGTTATTGCAACAAACAGACACCTCAGTGTGGTTCACCCAATTCATAAACTACTTCTCCCACATTATAGAGACACAATGAACATAAATGCACTAGCACGTAATGTCCTTGTTAATGCAGAGGGTATCATTGAATCAACATTCTTGTGGGGTGGGTATTCTTTGGAAATGTCTGCTGTTGTTTATAAGGATTGGGTTCTCACTGAGCAAGCACTACCTAATGACCTTCTCAAGAG AGGAGTGGCAGTTGAAGATTCATCTTCCCCACACGGCGTTCGTCTTCTGATTGAGGACTATCCTTATGCCGCTGATGGACTAGAGATATGGGGTGCAATCAAGTCATGGGTTGAAGAATACGTATCTTTCTACTACAAGTCAGATGCTGCAATAGTTCAAGATTCTGAACTCCAAGCATTCTGGAAGGAACTGGTGGAGGTGGGTCACGGCGACAAGAAGAACGAATCATGGTGGCCAAGGATGCAAACTCGTGCGGAGTTAGTTCAAACTTGCAGTACTCTGATATGGATCGCCTCAGCTCTGCACGCAGCAGTTAATTTCGGACAGTACCCCTATGGCGGTTACATTCTGAACCGTCCAACTCTTAGCAGGCAATTCATGCCGGAGAAAGGGTCGAAGGAGTACGACGATCTGGCCAAGAACCCTGAGAAGGTTTTCTTGAACACAATTACTGGGAAGAAAGAGACCCTGACTGACCTCACAATCATTGAGGTGCTGTCAAGGCATGCTTCTGATGAGCAGTACCTTGGACAGAGAGGAGATGGTGACAACTGGACCGCCGACACGGCGCCCATTGAGGCCTTCAAGAGGTTTGGAAAGAAGTTGGTTGAGATTGAGCAGAAACTGATACAGAGGAACAACGATGAGAGGTTGAGGAATCGTTATGGCCCAGCACAGATGCCGTACACTCTGCTTTATCCTTCAAGTGAGGAAGGGTTGACCTTCAGAGGCATTCCAAACAGTATATCCATTTAA